The following are encoded in a window of Thiohalobacter sp. IOR34 genomic DNA:
- the yegQ gene encoding tRNA 5-hydroxyuridine modification protein YegQ produces the protein MKTPELLAPAGTLRNLRYALAYGADAVYAGMPRYSLRVRNNDFSTLERLAEGIALTHAQGKRFFLTSNLLPHNAKLKTFLTDLEPVLELGPDALIMADPGLIMLVRERWPELPVHLSVQANTMNHAAVRFWERLGIRRIILSRELSLDEVEEIRNQCPEVELEVFVHGALCIAYSGRCLLSGYFNHRDANQGSCTNACRWSYQVHEARPDESGDLQPATRISLLEEAERPGELMPVEEDEHGTYIMNSRDLRAVEHVERLVRIGVDSLKIEGRTKSHYYVARTTQVYRRAIDDALAGRPFDPRLLGSLDNLANRGYTDGFFQRHHHQAYQNYLASRSESVRQRFVGELSGYDADSGLAQVEVKNKFATGDELELILPGGNRRFRLQTLLDRQGRPLAEAPGGGHQVCIPLPPGDYAMGLLARTLP, from the coding sequence ATGAAGACCCCGGAGCTGCTGGCACCCGCCGGCACCCTGCGCAACCTGCGCTACGCCCTGGCCTATGGCGCCGATGCCGTCTATGCCGGCATGCCGCGCTATTCGCTGCGGGTGCGCAACAACGACTTCAGCACCCTGGAACGCCTGGCTGAAGGTATCGCCCTGACCCACGCGCAGGGCAAGCGTTTCTTCCTGACCAGCAACCTGCTGCCGCACAACGCCAAGCTGAAGACCTTCCTCACCGACCTCGAACCGGTGCTGGAGCTCGGCCCGGACGCCCTGATCATGGCCGACCCCGGCCTGATCATGCTGGTGCGCGAACGCTGGCCGGAGCTGCCGGTGCATCTGTCGGTGCAGGCCAACACCATGAATCATGCCGCTGTGCGCTTCTGGGAACGACTCGGCATCCGACGCATCATCCTCTCGCGCGAGCTGTCCCTGGACGAGGTCGAGGAGATCCGCAACCAGTGCCCGGAGGTGGAGCTGGAGGTGTTCGTGCACGGCGCGCTGTGCATCGCCTACTCCGGTCGCTGCCTGCTGTCCGGCTACTTCAACCATCGCGACGCCAACCAGGGCAGCTGCACCAACGCCTGCCGCTGGAGCTACCAGGTGCACGAGGCGCGGCCCGACGAAAGCGGCGACCTGCAGCCGGCGACCCGGATTTCGCTGCTGGAGGAGGCCGAGCGTCCAGGCGAGCTGATGCCGGTGGAGGAGGACGAGCACGGCACCTACATCATGAACTCCAGGGACCTGCGTGCCGTGGAGCACGTCGAACGGCTGGTGCGGATCGGCGTCGACAGCCTGAAGATCGAGGGCCGCACCAAGTCCCACTACTACGTGGCGCGCACCACCCAGGTCTATCGCCGGGCCATCGATGACGCCCTGGCCGGGCGGCCCTTCGATCCGCGGCTGCTGGGCAGCCTGGACAACCTCGCCAACCGTGGCTATACCGACGGCTTCTTCCAGCGACATCACCACCAGGCCTATCAGAACTACCTGGCGAGCCGCTCGGAGAGCGTGCGCCAGCGCTTCGTCGGCGAGCTGAGCGGCTACGATGCGGACAGCGGCCTGGCCCAGGTCGAGGTGAAGAACAAGTTCGCGACCGGTGACGAGCTGGAGCTGATCCTGCCTGGAGGCAACCGGCGCTTCCGTCTGCAGACCCTGCTCGACCGCCAGGGCCGGCCGCTGGCCGAGGCGCCGGGCGGCGGCCACCAGGTGTGCATCCCCCTGCCTCCCGGCGACTACGCCATGGGCCTGCTGGCCCGCACCCTGCCCTAG
- the sspA gene encoding stringent starvation protein SspA translates to MAVVANRRSVMTLFSEAACPYSHRVRIVLAEKGITVEIVNIDLDNKPEDLIDLNPYQTVPTLVDRELVLYDSRVIMEYLDERFPHPPLMPVDPVSRARSRLAMYRIDKDWYSLLTEIETKGEKAAAKARKMLRDSIASSAEVFAAMPFFLSEEFSLVDCYVAPLLWRLPHYRIDLPKQAKPVLDYAERIFSRESFQESLTETEREMRE, encoded by the coding sequence ATGGCTGTAGTCGCCAATCGTCGATCGGTCATGACGCTGTTTTCGGAAGCGGCATGTCCGTACAGCCACCGGGTGCGTATCGTGCTGGCCGAAAAGGGCATCACGGTGGAGATCGTCAACATCGATCTCGACAACAAGCCCGAGGACCTGATCGACCTCAATCCCTATCAAACCGTCCCCACCCTGGTCGATCGCGAGCTGGTGCTCTACGACTCGCGGGTGATCATGGAATACCTCGATGAGCGCTTCCCGCATCCGCCGCTGATGCCGGTCGATCCGGTGTCGCGTGCCCGCTCGCGGCTGGCCATGTATCGGATCGACAAGGACTGGTACAGCCTGCTCACCGAGATCGAGACCAAGGGCGAGAAGGCGGCGGCCAAGGCGCGCAAGATGTTGCGTGACAGCATCGCCTCCAGTGCCGAGGTGTTTGCCGCCATGCCCTTCTTCCTGAGCGAGGAGTTCAGCCTGGTGGACTGTTATGTCGCACCGCTGCTGTGGCGTCTGCCCCACTACCGCATCGACTTGCCGAAACAGGCCAAGCCGGTGCTGGACTATGCAGAGCGTATCTTCTCGCGTGAGTCCTTTCAGGAAAGCCTGACCGAGACCGAGCGCGAGATGCGTGAGTAG
- a CDS encoding YraN family protein, with product MIWNRGRNNRNRLRGRYAEDRALHYLQRHGLRLLARNFHCRGGEIDLIMQQGDSLIFVEVRYRSRSDYGSGLESVDRRKRERIRHCALHYLQRHPRLQERPMRFDVVAIAASDGPHEPARIDWIRNAFDAC from the coding sequence ATGATCTGGAACCGGGGCAGGAACAACCGCAACCGTCTGCGGGGCCGCTACGCTGAAGACCGGGCCCTGCATTACCTGCAACGCCATGGGCTGCGGCTGCTGGCACGCAACTTCCATTGCCGTGGCGGGGAGATCGACCTGATCATGCAGCAGGGGGACAGCCTGATCTTCGTTGAGGTACGATACCGCAGCCGCAGCGACTACGGCAGCGGCCTGGAGAGTGTCGACCGACGCAAGCGGGAACGCATCCGTCACTGCGCCCTGCACTACCTCCAGCGCCACCCGCGACTGCAGGAGCGGCCAATGCGCTTCGACGTGGTCGCCATCGCGGCATCCGATGGACCCCACGAACCAGCGCGGATCGACTGGATCCGCAACGCCTTCGACGCCTGCTGA
- a CDS encoding cytochrome bc complex cytochrome b subunit codes for MAGASSEKWQGGVLGWIDARFPLSSLWYDHLARYYAPKNFNFWYFFGSLAMLVLVIQIVSGIFLTMNYKPDAEKAFGAVEYIMRDVDWGWLIRYIHSTGASAFFIVVYLHMFRGLLYGSYRKPRELIWIFGVLIYLCLMAEAFFGYLLPWGQMSYWGAQVIVSLFAAIPVIGDDLALWIRGDYVIADATLNRFFAFHVIAVPLVLIGLVVAHIMALHEVGSNNPDGIEIKKNKDENGIPLDGIPFHPYYTVKDIVGVVVFLMFFSAVVFFAPEMGGYFLEHPNFVPANPLKTPEHIAPVWYFTPFYAILRAVPSMGGSAFPGVAAMGAAVVILFFLPWLDRSPVKSIRYKGPIFKTMLALFVVAFVILGYLGTQPATPGKTLLARICTVYYFVFFLLMPIYTKMDSTKPVPERVTH; via the coding sequence ATGGCTGGTGCAAGCAGTGAAAAATGGCAGGGCGGCGTCCTCGGCTGGATCGATGCCCGCTTTCCGCTGAGTTCTCTCTGGTATGACCATCTGGCGCGCTACTATGCGCCGAAGAACTTCAATTTCTGGTATTTCTTCGGCTCGCTGGCGATGCTGGTGCTGGTCATCCAGATCGTCTCCGGCATCTTCCTGACCATGAACTACAAGCCGGACGCCGAAAAGGCCTTCGGTGCCGTCGAGTACATCATGCGCGACGTGGACTGGGGCTGGCTGATCCGCTACATCCACTCCACCGGCGCCTCGGCCTTCTTCATCGTGGTCTACCTGCACATGTTCCGCGGTCTGCTCTACGGTTCCTACCGCAAGCCGCGTGAGCTGATCTGGATCTTCGGTGTGCTGATCTACCTGTGCCTGATGGCCGAGGCCTTCTTCGGTTACCTGCTGCCCTGGGGGCAGATGTCCTACTGGGGCGCCCAGGTGATCGTCTCGCTGTTCGCCGCCATTCCGGTGATCGGCGACGACCTGGCATTGTGGATCCGCGGCGACTACGTGATCGCGGATGCCACCCTGAACCGCTTCTTCGCCTTCCACGTGATCGCCGTGCCGCTGGTGCTGATCGGCCTGGTGGTGGCGCACATCATGGCGCTGCACGAGGTCGGTTCCAACAACCCGGACGGCATCGAGATCAAGAAGAACAAGGACGAGAACGGCATCCCGCTGGACGGTATTCCCTTCCACCCCTACTACACGGTGAAGGATATCGTCGGCGTGGTGGTGTTCCTGATGTTCTTCTCGGCGGTGGTCTTCTTCGCGCCGGAGATGGGCGGCTACTTCCTGGAACACCCCAACTTCGTGCCGGCCAATCCGCTGAAGACCCCCGAGCACATCGCTCCGGTGTGGTACTTCACGCCCTTCTACGCCATCCTCCGTGCCGTGCCCAGCATGGGCGGTTCCGCCTTCCCCGGCGTGGCTGCGATGGGCGCCGCAGTGGTGATCCTGTTCTTCCTGCCCTGGCTTGATCGCAGCCCGGTCAAGTCGATCCGCTACAAGGGGCCGATCTTCAAGACCATGCTGGCCCTGTTCGTGGTTGCCTTCGTGATCCTCGGCTATCTCGGTACCCAGCCGGCGACGCCGGGCAAGACGCTGCTGGCACGTATCTGCACCGTCTACTACTTCGTGTTCTTCCTGCTGATGCCCATCTATACCAAGATGGACTCTACGAAGCCGGTACCAGAGAGGGTGACGCACTGA
- a CDS encoding phosphoheptose isomerase encodes MDPIARIRQQFNDSIQTKQQALEAVAPGIAHAAELITRALLAEHKILCCGNGGSAADAQHFSSEMLNRFEMERPGLPAIALTTDSSTLTSIANDYRFEEVFAKQVRALGQPGDVLLAISTSGNSANVIQAAHAAHDREMQVIALTGRDGGTLSELLVNQDVEIRVPASATARIQEVHILVVHCLCDLIDHQLLGQED; translated from the coding sequence ATGGACCCGATCGCCCGCATCAGACAACAGTTCAACGACAGCATCCAGACCAAGCAACAGGCCCTGGAGGCGGTGGCCCCGGGTATCGCCCATGCCGCCGAGCTGATCACCCGTGCCCTGCTCGCAGAACACAAGATCCTCTGCTGTGGCAACGGCGGCTCGGCAGCCGATGCCCAGCACTTCTCCTCGGAGATGCTCAACCGCTTCGAGATGGAGCGCCCCGGTCTGCCGGCCATCGCCCTCACCACCGACAGCTCCACCCTGACCTCGATCGCCAACGACTACCGTTTCGAGGAGGTCTTCGCCAAGCAGGTGCGGGCCCTCGGTCAGCCTGGCGATGTACTGCTGGCCATCTCCACCAGCGGCAACTCGGCCAACGTCATCCAGGCCGCCCACGCCGCCCATGACCGGGAGATGCAGGTGATCGCCCTCACCGGGCGCGATGGCGGTACACTCTCTGAACTGCTGGTCAACCAGGATGTCGAAATCCGCGTGCCGGCAAGCGCCACGGCGCGCATCCAGGAGGTCCACATCCTGGTCGTCCATTGCCTGTGCGACCTGATCGATCACCAACTACTGGGACAGGAGGACTGA
- a CDS encoding cytochrome c1, with amino-acid sequence MKKAILTFVLALMPALGMASGGGIHLDEADIDVSNQQSLQRGARLFVNYCLSCHSAQYQRYNRMARDLGLTDQQVIDNLMFAGEKVGELMTIAMPPAQAEEWFGAPPPDLTLVARARGVDWLYTYLRTFYIDESRPFGVNNLVFESVGMPHVLWELQGLQKAVFRTETDHEGNEHQVFDHFETVKEGKMSPTEYDQAMRDLVAFMSYMAEPVQLERQRLGIWVMLYLAIFFVVAYMLKKEYWKDVH; translated from the coding sequence ATGAAAAAGGCAATCCTGACATTCGTTCTTGCACTGATGCCTGCCTTGGGCATGGCCAGTGGCGGCGGCATCCACCTCGACGAGGCGGATATCGACGTCAGCAACCAGCAGTCGCTGCAGCGCGGTGCCCGGCTGTTCGTCAACTACTGCCTGAGCTGCCATTCGGCCCAGTATCAGCGCTACAACCGCATGGCCCGCGATCTCGGCCTCACCGATCAGCAGGTGATCGACAACCTGATGTTCGCTGGCGAGAAGGTCGGTGAGCTGATGACCATCGCCATGCCGCCGGCACAGGCCGAGGAATGGTTCGGTGCACCGCCGCCGGATCTGACCCTGGTGGCCCGCGCCCGTGGTGTGGACTGGCTGTACACCTATCTGCGCACCTTCTACATCGACGAGTCGCGGCCGTTCGGTGTCAACAACCTGGTGTTCGAGAGCGTCGGCATGCCGCACGTGCTCTGGGAGCTGCAGGGTCTGCAGAAGGCCGTGTTCCGCACCGAGACCGACCACGAGGGCAACGAGCACCAGGTGTTCGACCACTTCGAGACGGTCAAGGAAGGCAAGATGTCGCCGACCGAGTACGATCAGGCGATGCGCGACCTGGTGGCCTTCATGTCCTACATGGCCGAGCCCGTCCAGTTGGAACGTCAGCGTCTCGGCATCTGGGTGATGCTCTACCTGGCGATCTTCTTCGTCGTGGCCTACATGCTGAAGAAGGAATACTGGAAGGACGTCCATTAA
- a CDS encoding O-acetyl-ADP-ribose deacetylase: MIRVVQGDITELQVDAIVNAANESLLGGGGVDGAIHRAAGPRLLAYNRRLGGCPTGEARISPGFDLPASWVISTVGPVWRGGEQGEAALLEACYRNSLQLALEHGVRSIAFPAISTGVYGFPKLAAARIALRVMREFEDRFEEIIACCFSGQDAEIYRRELEVRS; the protein is encoded by the coding sequence ATGATCCGCGTCGTGCAGGGCGACATCACCGAATTGCAGGTGGATGCCATCGTCAATGCCGCCAACGAGTCGCTGCTCGGTGGTGGCGGGGTGGACGGCGCCATCCATCGGGCGGCGGGTCCGCGGTTGCTGGCGTACAACCGCCGGCTCGGCGGCTGCCCGACCGGCGAAGCGCGGATCAGTCCCGGTTTCGATTTGCCCGCCAGCTGGGTGATCTCCACCGTCGGCCCGGTGTGGCGAGGTGGCGAGCAGGGCGAGGCGGCACTGCTCGAGGCCTGTTACCGCAACAGCCTGCAGCTGGCGCTGGAACATGGCGTGCGCAGCATCGCCTTTCCGGCGATCAGTACCGGTGTCTACGGCTTCCCCAAACTGGCGGCGGCACGCATTGCGCTGCGGGTGATGCGTGAATTCGAGGACCGCTTCGAGGAAATCATTGCCTGCTGTTTCTCCGGGCAAGACGCGGAGATCTATCGCAGGGAGCTAGAAGTTCGGAGCTAG
- the queG gene encoding tRNA epoxyqueuosine(34) reductase QueG, with protein MSQPAPDAIDYADLARRIKAWGRELGFQQIGITDVDLADAERRLLDWLAAGYHGEMDYMARHGSRRSRPAELEPGTLRVISVRLDYWPEPAADSRAVLEDPIRAFISRYALGRDYHKLLRKRLQKLAARIEQAIGPFGYRAFTDSAPVLEKPLAQRAGLGWIGKHTNLINARAGSWFFLGELYTDLPLPVDNPADNHCGDCRACIDVCPTGAIIAPYTLDARRCISYLTIELHGPIPEALRPLLGNHIYGCDDCQLVCPWNRFSQPTPETDFLPRHGLDAAALIELFGWDEATFLRRTEGSPIRRIGHQRWLRNLAVALGNAPPEAAITEALAARLEHPSPLVREHVEWALENLGVSPEAARMTGVQAGKWARNS; from the coding sequence ATGTCCCAACCCGCCCCAGATGCCATCGACTACGCCGACCTGGCCCGCCGCATCAAGGCCTGGGGCCGCGAACTCGGCTTCCAGCAGATCGGCATCACCGACGTCGATCTGGCCGACGCCGAACGCCGCCTGCTCGACTGGCTGGCCGCCGGCTATCATGGCGAGATGGACTACATGGCGCGCCACGGCAGCCGGCGCAGCCGACCGGCCGAGCTTGAGCCGGGCACCCTGCGGGTGATTTCGGTACGGCTCGACTACTGGCCCGAGCCGGCGGCGGACAGCCGCGCCGTGCTCGAAGACCCGATCCGCGCCTTCATCTCCCGCTATGCCCTCGGCCGCGACTACCACAAGCTGCTGCGCAAACGGCTGCAAAAGCTGGCCGCGCGCATCGAGCAGGCCATCGGCCCCTTCGGCTACCGCGCCTTCACCGACAGCGCGCCGGTACTGGAGAAACCGCTGGCCCAGCGCGCCGGGCTCGGCTGGATCGGCAAGCACACCAACCTGATCAACGCCCGCGCGGGTTCCTGGTTCTTCCTCGGCGAACTCTATACCGACTTGCCGCTGCCGGTGGACAATCCGGCCGACAACCATTGCGGCGACTGCCGTGCCTGCATCGACGTCTGCCCCACCGGGGCCATCATCGCCCCCTACACCCTCGACGCCCGACGCTGCATCTCCTATCTGACCATCGAACTGCACGGCCCCATCCCCGAAGCGCTGCGGCCGCTGCTCGGCAATCACATCTACGGCTGCGACGACTGTCAGCTGGTCTGTCCCTGGAACCGCTTCAGCCAGCCGACGCCGGAAACCGACTTCCTGCCCCGCCATGGCCTGGACGCCGCGGCCCTGATCGAACTGTTCGGCTGGGACGAGGCAACCTTCCTCAGACGCACCGAGGGCTCGCCCATCCGCCGCATCGGCCACCAGCGCTGGCTGCGCAATCTCGCCGTGGCACTGGGCAATGCCCCCCCTGAAGCCGCGATCACCGAGGCCCTGGCGGCGCGACTGGAGCACCCCTCGCCGCTGGTGCGGGAGCATGTCGAGTGGGCGCTGGAAAATTTAGGAGTTAGCCCGGAGGCGGCCCGCATGACCGGCGTGCAGGCCGGTAAATGGGCCAGGAACTCGTAA
- the rsmI gene encoding 16S rRNA (cytidine(1402)-2'-O)-methyltransferase, with protein MSGTLYVVATPIGNRADISARAIEVLSAVDLIAAEDTRHSRPLLKHYGVRTPLQALHEHNERQQAEALVARLKAGESIALISDAGTPLISDPGFNLVRAARAAGVTVVPVPGPSALIAALSAAGLPTDRFVFEGFLPSRPAARRERLAALAEEPRTLVFYESSHRIADSLADMRELFGAGRPAAVARELSKAFEEIQSGTLEELLDWLQADPNRRRGEFVVLVHGAPPAAEDEDEARRVLGVLLEEMPLKKAAALAARLTGQRKNRLYQLALEMTAEGASEGERP; from the coding sequence GTGTCCGGCACCCTCTATGTGGTCGCGACCCCCATCGGCAACCGGGCCGACATCAGTGCCCGGGCCATCGAGGTGTTGTCCGCCGTGGACCTGATCGCCGCGGAGGACACCCGCCACAGCCGGCCGCTGCTCAAGCACTACGGCGTCCGCACCCCCTTGCAGGCACTGCACGAGCACAACGAGCGGCAGCAGGCCGAGGCCCTGGTCGCGCGCCTCAAGGCGGGGGAGTCCATCGCCCTGATCTCGGATGCCGGTACACCGCTGATCAGCGACCCCGGATTCAACCTGGTGCGTGCCGCGCGTGCCGCCGGGGTGACGGTGGTACCGGTGCCCGGTCCCAGTGCCCTGATCGCTGCCCTCTCCGCGGCCGGACTGCCCACCGACCGTTTCGTGTTCGAGGGTTTCCTGCCGTCGCGGCCCGCAGCGCGCCGCGAGCGGCTGGCGGCGCTGGCGGAAGAGCCCCGCACCCTGGTGTTCTACGAGTCCAGCCATCGCATCGCCGACAGCCTGGCCGACATGCGCGAGTTGTTCGGTGCCGGGCGGCCCGCGGCGGTGGCGCGGGAACTGAGCAAGGCCTTCGAGGAGATCCAGTCCGGCACCCTGGAAGAACTGCTCGACTGGTTGCAGGCCGACCCCAATCGCCGCCGCGGCGAGTTCGTGGTACTGGTGCACGGGGCGCCGCCGGCCGCGGAGGACGAGGACGAGGCGCGGCGGGTGCTGGGCGTGCTGCTGGAGGAGATGCCGCTGAAGAAGGCCGCCGCGTTGGCGGCCCGCCTCACTGGCCAGCGCAAGAACCGCCTCTACCAGCTGGCACTGGAGATGACGGCCGAAGGCGCGTCGGAAGGGGAGAGGCCCTGA
- a CDS encoding ClpXP protease specificity-enhancing factor yields the protein MTPSRPYLLRAINEWILDNQLTPYLLVDAEQPGVEVPRQFVENGKIVLNINPQAVQDLHLGNEALSFNARFQGKPWQIHIPIEAVLAIYAQENGRGMMFSEEEGNEPPPSDDGQPPRGGRPSLKVVK from the coding sequence ATGACGCCGAGCCGACCCTATCTGCTGCGCGCCATCAATGAATGGATCCTCGACAACCAGCTCACCCCCTATCTGCTGGTCGATGCCGAGCAGCCGGGGGTGGAGGTGCCGCGGCAGTTCGTCGAGAACGGCAAGATCGTGCTCAACATCAATCCCCAGGCGGTGCAGGATCTGCACCTCGGCAACGAGGCGCTGAGCTTCAACGCCCGCTTCCAGGGCAAACCCTGGCAGATCCATATCCCCATCGAGGCGGTGCTGGCCATCTATGCCCAGGAGAACGGCCGCGGCATGATGTTCAGCGAGGAGGAGGGCAATGAACCGCCGCCCTCCGACGACGGCCAGCCTCCGCGCGGCGGCCGCCCCTCGCTGAAGGTCGTCAAGTAA
- a CDS encoding penicillin-binding protein activator → MTGSRPRSASRLSGPVCLLACLLLFGCSGQVPVRPPVESRSPLIGQAEQRLAEGAPLAAAALFQQAAEELQGEARSRLLLRAAEAYRQAARPAEALALLETLDGTRLTAPRQLEAGLLRAAAELDLNRPQQALDSLAILQDRLPPETEVAFHRLRARAYDQLGNPLEAARERVWLDALLDDPEQRRANHRLIWQSLNRLSDTALIQLRGMPPDVLAGWMERVLLERSLPAGSEQRQQALAAWQQRYPGHPALEETTVELLASPEAGPAPRHLGVLLPLSGELAGAAAAIRDGLLAAHYDARRDGETLQFYDTAGDPQRVWGLYRQAIEDGAEFVIGPLAKEAVAELARTGELEVPVLALNRIPLQDNLPQGLYQFALAPEDEARQVAERAAADGRQRALALVPEGAWGDRVLHAFLEHWEALGGQLLEVQHYSQDRKALSGQVRELLNLDASERRRQQLSRLLGQRLEFEPRRRRDADFVFVLARPATARLLRPLLRFHHAAELPVYATSHPFSGNLDPERDRDMNGLRFCDMPWVLEPQASRPHLDQLITSLWPERLRHYRRLFAFGIDAHDVLPQLQQTAVGQTFEGLSGRLWLDARGRLHRQLLWAEFADGRPRRLEAVYPLPPLSPATATTLDDHVKDDRHDLEPGQEQPQPSAGPLR, encoded by the coding sequence GTGACCGGGTCGCGGCCCCGCAGCGCCTCCCGCCTCTCCGGCCCCGTCTGCCTTCTGGCCTGCCTGCTGCTGTTCGGCTGCAGCGGCCAGGTGCCGGTCCGCCCGCCGGTCGAGAGCCGCTCGCCGCTGATCGGCCAGGCCGAACAGCGGCTGGCCGAGGGCGCCCCGCTTGCCGCCGCCGCTCTCTTCCAGCAGGCGGCGGAGGAACTGCAGGGGGAGGCACGCAGCAGGCTGCTGCTGCGCGCTGCCGAGGCCTACCGCCAGGCCGCTCGCCCCGCCGAGGCGCTGGCCCTGCTGGAAACCCTCGACGGCACCCGCCTGACAGCGCCCCGGCAGCTCGAGGCCGGCCTGCTGCGCGCCGCGGCCGAGCTGGATCTGAACCGGCCTCAACAGGCACTGGACAGCCTCGCCATCCTGCAGGACAGGCTGCCCCCGGAGACCGAGGTGGCCTTCCACCGGCTGCGCGCCCGGGCCTACGACCAGCTCGGCAACCCGCTGGAGGCGGCCCGCGAGCGGGTCTGGCTGGATGCCCTGCTGGACGATCCCGAGCAGCGCCGGGCCAATCACCGGCTGATCTGGCAGTCCCTCAACCGACTCAGCGACACGGCCCTGATCCAGCTGCGCGGCATGCCGCCGGACGTCCTCGCCGGCTGGATGGAACGGGTACTGCTAGAACGCAGCCTCCCGGCGGGAAGCGAGCAACGCCAACAGGCGCTGGCGGCCTGGCAGCAGCGCTATCCGGGCCACCCGGCCCTCGAGGAGACGACGGTCGAGCTGCTGGCCTCGCCCGAAGCCGGCCCTGCGCCCCGCCACCTCGGCGTGCTGCTGCCGCTCAGCGGTGAACTGGCCGGCGCCGCAGCGGCCATCCGCGACGGTCTGCTGGCCGCCCACTACGACGCCCGGCGCGATGGCGAAACCCTGCAATTCTACGATACCGCCGGCGATCCGCAGCGGGTCTGGGGCCTGTACCGCCAGGCGATCGAGGACGGTGCCGAGTTCGTCATCGGCCCGCTGGCGAAGGAGGCGGTGGCCGAGCTTGCGCGGACCGGCGAGCTGGAAGTGCCGGTGCTGGCACTCAACCGCATCCCCCTCCAGGACAACCTGCCGCAGGGGCTCTACCAGTTCGCCCTGGCCCCGGAGGACGAGGCCCGCCAGGTCGCCGAACGCGCCGCCGCCGACGGCCGGCAGCGGGCCCTGGCCCTGGTGCCGGAGGGCGCCTGGGGAGATCGGGTACTGCACGCCTTCCTGGAGCACTGGGAGGCGCTGGGTGGCCAGCTGCTGGAGGTCCAGCACTATTCACAGGATCGCAAGGCGCTCTCCGGCCAGGTCCGCGAGCTTCTCAACCTCGATGCCAGTGAACGCCGCCGCCAACAGCTCAGCCGGCTGCTCGGCCAGCGACTGGAATTCGAACCACGCCGCCGGCGCGACGCCGACTTCGTCTTCGTGCTTGCCCGGCCGGCCACCGCGCGCCTGCTGCGCCCGCTGCTGCGTTTCCACCACGCTGCCGAGCTGCCGGTGTATGCCACCTCGCACCCCTTCAGCGGCAACCTCGACCCCGAGCGCGACCGCGACATGAACGGCCTGCGTTTCTGCGACATGCCCTGGGTGCTGGAACCGCAGGCCAGCCGCCCGCACCTCGATCAGCTCATCACCAGCCTCTGGCCGGAACGCCTGCGCCACTACCGCCGGCTGTTCGCCTTTGGCATCGATGCCCACGATGTCCTCCCGCAACTGCAGCAGACGGCCGTCGGCCAGACCTTCGAGGGCCTCAGCGGCCGCCTCTGGCTGGATGCCCGGGGCCGACTGCACCGCCAGCTGCTGTGGGCGGAATTCGCCGACGGCCGGCCACGCCGGCTGGAGGCGGTCTACCCGCTGCCGCCCCTGTCGCCGGCGACAGCGACCACTCTCGATGACCACGTCAAGGATGACCGTCATGATCTGGAACCGGGGCAGGAACAACCGCAACCGTCTGCGGGGCCGCTACGCTGA
- a CDS encoding BON domain-containing protein: MPRWITPLLAILLTATGLAGCTPAVVGTTAATGATVAHDRRTAGTFIEDQSIELKALIALRKDPQLRDQAHLNVTSYNMIVLLSGEAPSETLRQRAADIVRGIDRVRKVHNELKVAAPSSMMSRSSDTLITAKVKVGLFSIKDVPGFDPTRVKVVTENGTVYLMGLVRRVEGDAAAEAARRVSGVQRVVKLFEYLD, translated from the coding sequence ATGCCCCGCTGGATCACCCCATTACTCGCCATCCTGCTGACCGCCACCGGCCTGGCCGGCTGCACCCCCGCAGTGGTTGGCACCACCGCCGCCACCGGCGCCACCGTGGCCCATGACCGCCGCACCGCCGGCACCTTCATCGAAGATCAGTCCATAGAACTCAAGGCGTTGATCGCCCTGCGCAAGGACCCCCAGCTGCGCGATCAGGCCCATCTCAACGTCACCAGCTACAACATGATCGTGCTGCTCTCCGGCGAGGCACCGAGCGAAACACTGCGCCAGCGGGCCGCCGACATCGTGCGCGGCATCGACCGGGTGCGCAAGGTGCACAACGAGCTGAAGGTCGCCGCTCCCAGTTCGATGATGAGCCGTTCCAGTGACACCCTGATCACCGCCAAGGTGAAGGTCGGCCTGTTCAGCATCAAGGACGTGCCGGGCTTCGATCCGACCCGGGTCAAGGTGGTCACCGAGAATGGCACCGTCTACCTGATGGGCCTGGTGCGGCGCGTCGAGGGTGACGCCGCGGCCGAGGCGGCACGCCGGGTGAGCGGCGTGCAGCGGGTGGTGAAGCTGTTCGAATATCTGGATTAG